A window of the Candidatus Schekmanbacteria bacterium genome harbors these coding sequences:
- a CDS encoding ABC transporter substrate-binding protein, producing MIKNTKLFFYILISFLISLSIFSCNKKSSVKKDYLIVAFESAPITMDPRLATDVQSSRLTELLFNGLVKFDKNLRIVPDLCKNWEMINDKTFRFYLREGVKFHSGEILTADDVVYTFKTVMSENLKSPLRGAYDFLDHIEAVDSHTVDFYLSYPYAPFLTAMTLGIVPKRYAEKVGEKFGEMPSGTGPFVFDSMKREREIKLKANPDYFEEGTPKIDGIIVKIIRDESVRALQMENGDINFCENAFSPDTLERFRRNKNLIVLKDKGTDYYYLGINMRDPILRNLAVRRAIAYGIDRSSIIKNFEKNNVIIAKGLLPKDHWAYEDDVNVYEYNPLLAKKLLDEAGFTDPDGDGPKMRFNLTYKTTFEERSRKFAEIFQEQMRKIGIGINIKMYEWATFYNDIKEGNFQLFRLKWVGVTDPDHYYEIFNSKRIPPVGKNRGFYSNPEIDRLTEEGRRTFDLKKRKTIYSKIQKIVAKELPYISLWHGMNNAVLTKNVKGFLLFPRGEFESLKNVYFVKEKNFN from the coding sequence TTGATAAAAAATACTAAATTATTTTTTTATATTTTAATTTCATTTTTAATTTCTTTATCAATTTTCTCCTGTAATAAAAAAAGTAGTGTCAAGAAGGATTATTTAATAGTAGCATTTGAGAGCGCTCCTATAACGATGGACCCTCGTTTGGCAACCGATGTACAATCTTCGCGGCTAACTGAACTGCTTTTTAACGGATTAGTAAAATTTGATAAAAATTTGAGAATCGTTCCTGACCTTTGTAAAAACTGGGAAATGATAAATGATAAAACTTTTCGTTTTTATCTCAGGGAAGGAGTCAAGTTTCATAGCGGCGAGATTTTAACTGCTGATGATGTTGTTTACACCTTCAAAACAGTTATGTCTGAGAATTTAAAATCTCCTCTTCGGGGTGCATATGATTTTTTGGATCATATTGAAGCAGTTGATTCACATACCGTTGACTTTTATCTTTCATATCCTTATGCGCCATTTTTGACAGCAATGACTTTGGGCATAGTTCCCAAAAGATATGCAGAAAAAGTTGGTGAAAAGTTTGGAGAAATGCCTTCCGGTACAGGTCCATTTGTTTTTGATTCAATGAAGAGAGAGCGCGAAATTAAGCTGAAAGCAAACCCTGACTATTTTGAAGAGGGAACACCCAAAATAGACGGAATAATTGTTAAAATAATTCGAGATGAGTCTGTCAGAGCGCTGCAAATGGAGAATGGCGATATCAATTTTTGTGAGAATGCTTTTTCACCTGACACATTGGAACGATTCAGGCGAAATAAAAATCTGATTGTATTAAAAGATAAAGGAACAGATTATTATTACTTGGGCATAAATATGAGAGACCCAATACTGAGAAATCTTGCTGTCAGAAGAGCTATTGCTTATGGTATCGACCGCTCTTCCATAATAAAGAATTTTGAAAAAAATAATGTCATTATTGCCAAGGGATTATTGCCAAAAGACCATTGGGCATATGAAGATGATGTAAATGTGTACGAATATAATCCATTGCTTGCAAAAAAACTCTTGGATGAAGCCGGTTTCACCGATCCTGATGGTGATGGGCCTAAGATGCGTTTTAATCTTACTTATAAAACTACATTTGAAGAGCGAAGCAGAAAATTTGCCGAGATTTTTCAGGAACAGATGAGAAAGATAGGTATTGGCATAAATATTAAAATGTATGAATGGGCAACTTTTTACAATGATATAAAAGAAGGAAATTTCCAGCTTTTTCGGCTCAAATGGGTTGGCGTTACAGACCCTGACCACTATTATGAGATATTCAATTCTAAAAGGATTCCACCTGTGGGGAAAAATCGTGGATTTTACAGCAATCCTGAAATTGACCGCTTGACAGAGGAAGGCAGAAGGACATTTGATTTGAAAAAGAGAAAAACTATTTACAGCAAAATTCAGAAAATAGTTGCCAAAGAGCTTCCCTACATAAGCTTGTGGCATGGAATGAATAATGCAGTCCTAACTAAAAATGTTAA